From the genome of Rana temporaria chromosome 8, aRanTem1.1, whole genome shotgun sequence:
CCGAGTACACTTTCGGTTCATttcctgcgcccctgtacctcagacCAAatttcggcttctgcgcccccgtatctCAGGCCAAATttggtactgcaggccaattgtCGGCTTTTCTCGGCCCCAGTACCTCAGGCCAATTTTCGGCTTTTGCGCCCTCgtatctcaggccaaatgaggtactgcaggccaattttcggcccccgtacctcaggccaaatgatgtACTGCAGGCCAATTTTCGGCTTTTGCGCCCTCGTATCTCagaccaaatgaggtactgcaggccaattttTGGCTTTTGCGCCCCCgtatctcaggccaaatgagATACTGCAGGCCGATGTaaggcttctgcgcccccgtatctCAGGCCAAATttggtactgcaggccaattttCGGCTTTTCTTGCCCCCCgtatctcaggccaaatgaggtactgcaggcctattttcggctctgctcggctcctgcgccccccgtacctcaggtcaaatgaggtactgcaggcctattttcggctctgctcggctcctgcacccccgtacctcaggccaaatgaggtactgcaggcctattttcggcttttgtgcccccgtacctcaggccaaatgaggtactgcaggcctattttcggctctgctcggctcctgcAACCcgcgtacctcaggccaaatgaggtactgcaggcctatttagatggaattctgcttgtcttgagagtcaaaacgctcttaaaccaagttactcttaaaccgaggttccactgtactctcTACGGGTCTTAAAAGTCCactacagggttttttttttcccccgctagCTTATTCAGCATTATAAACATGATGAATGCTCTGGCCTCAGTCTGAATGTCTCTACTCACCGCCCCCGAGAGGAGAATTCCGAGACACCAGTCATTAAAAGGACAATACGACATTAATATGACAAATGCAAATTTGACACTTTTATTAAAAAGAGACATAAAAACCCCTCAGTGACGGACAGTTTGCCACGTTCCTCCATCTccgtgctgctgatctcctccagCTTCTTCCAACAACATGCACTCCAACATCAGCAGCTGCACATCATTTGCTCTGCGCCGGCTTCCAGATGGTGACGTTGGTGGACCATGCCTGATTTATACGTGACAGTATGGTTGCTTGTGATCCCCCACCAGGGGCACACGTGACGGGGTGACGACACATGTTGGGAGGCCGAGACAGGAAGTGCCCTCCCGAGACCCCTCCCTCTCTTGTCCTTCAGGCAAGCTCCCAAATGTTTATGTCAAGGCTACAACTTTCTTTTAAAAACAACGAGGAAGGATTAGAACCTTCGTCTAGTTCGCCCGCcagttccatctagtggccataatgagtACCTCAAtcgggaaaataccacattatgaccactagatcgaGCTCATCGGAAATCAAATTACAGTGAGAATTCGCCGGGCTAGGGAAAATGTGACATTCACCCAACGTATTTCCAGCACTCGGGGACACTACTACACTTTGATGGCTCCAAACGGGATCTCTTATGTACAGTAAAATTAGACTTTAAAACATTTCCCCGCGCTCAGGACACGACTACCATTTCTACCTTGTGAGACCGCTGATGCCTGACAAGTTGCGAATTGCgcacaaaacatttcccgcactcggcaCAGGAATGAGGCTTCACCCCAGCGTGCACTTTCAGATGTTCGGAAAGGTGGCCCCTCTGCGagtaagatttcccgcactcggagcaggaaaacggcttctcgccCGTGTGCGTCCTTTGATGCCGGGTGAATTCGGACCTCTGTACGAAGCTCTTCTTGCACTCCGGACAGGAATACGGCAACTCGCTCCTGTGGGCTCTCCGGTgcctggaaagattggacttgtcCGAGAACCGTTTCCCGCACTCGGAGCAGGCGTACGGCTTCTCCAAGGTGTGAGATCTCCGGTGTCTGGTGAGGTAGGCCTTGTCCGagaagcatttcccgcactcggagcAGCCGTACGGCTTCTCtccggtgtgggatctctgatgtgtggtgaACGTTGATTTGTCCAGGTAGCACTGACCGCAATATtcgcaggaatacggcttcttccCCGAATGATAGATCTGATGTCTGATATGTTGGGATTTTCGCTGAAAGCTTTTCCCGCACTCGGTGCAGGAGAACGGCTTCTCGTTGGTGTGCAACTTCTGATGCCTTTGAAGGCCCTCCTTTTTCGAAAAACACTTTCCGCATTCCGAACAGCGATACGGCTTCTCCTCTGTGTGGGAACTCAGATGGTGGGATAGATAGGACTTGCCTGAAAGTATAGAGGGGCAGCGATGAGGACCACGTCATGTACAGCACAGTGCAAGGTTCAGGACTACGTGTCCAACAACACGGGGTAAAGTCAAGACAACGTCGTGTgcataacagtataaatttgctgtcccctcaaa
Proteins encoded in this window:
- the LOC120909726 gene encoding gastrula zinc finger protein XlCGF17.1-like; protein product: MEPPNTRNPPERCPRPLYSRDSTQGRHSYHNQGEDLMNIKVEVEAEEEGTYVRDDQQSMEEDGIMRIVIEEDTPTEISTGKSYLSHHLSSHTEEKPYRCSECGKCFSKKEGLQRHQKLHTNEKPFSCTECGKSFQRKSQHIRHQIYHSGKKPYSCEYCGQCYLDKSTFTTHQRSHTGEKPYGCSECGKCFSDKAYLTRHRRSHTLEKPYACSECGKRFSDKSNLSRHRRAHRSELPYSCPECKKSFVQRSEFTRHQRTHTGEKPFSCSECGKSYSQRGHLSEHLKVHAGVKPHSCAECGKCFVRNSQLVRHQRSHKVEMVVVS